CCTTCTTCGTCGAGGAACTCGCCGCCGCCGCTCACGACGGCGGCTGCCCCGGCCTCACCGACTCCCTGCGCGACCTGCTCCTCGTCCGCGTCGAACGGCTCCCCGAGGACGCCCAGCGGATCGCCCGCATCGTCGCCGAGGGCGGCTCCACCGTGGAGTACGCCCTGCTCGCCGCAGTGGCCGGGCTCCCCGAGGACGACCTCATCGAAGCCCTGCGGGCCGCCGTCGGCGCCAACCTCCTGCTCGCCGCCCCCGGCGGCGACGGCTACCGCTTCCGGCACTCCCTGGTCCGCGAGGCCGTCAGCGACGACCTGCTGCCCGGCGAACGCTCCCGCCTCAACCGCCGCTACGCCGAGGCCCTGGAGGCCGACCCCGCCCTCGTCCCCACCGACGGCCGCGCCACCCGCCTGGCCAGCTACTGGTACCACGCCCACGACGCCGCCAAGGCCCTGCCCGCCGTCCTCGACGCCTCCGCCGAGGCCCGCTCCCGGCACGCCCACGCCGAACAACTCCGCCTCCTGGAACGGGCGATGGAGCTGTGGGACGCCGCCCCCGAGGCCGTGCGCGCCGCGCTGCGCCCCGTCGACTACACCGAGGTCTTCCCGCCCTGCGGCTGCGACCCGGCCACCACCCCGCTGCGCTACCTCGACCTCATGGCCGAGGCCGCCGTCGCCGGACGACTCTGCGGAGAGCGGGAGCGAGCCATGCGGATCACCCGGCGCGCACTGGACCTGCTCGCGGACGGGGGCGACCCGCTGCGCACCGCCTGGTTCTGGGTCCAGCGCTCCATGCTCACCGAGGGCCTCGCCCGGGGCGACGGCTGGAAGGAACTCGCCACCGCCCAGGACCTCGTACGCGGCCTTCCCCCCTCCGAGGTGCACGCCGAAGTGCTCTCCCGGGTGGCCGGCTGGTCCATGCTCCACGCCCCCGGCCCCGACGCGCTCTCCGACGCCCAGCGCGCCGTCGACTACGCACGTATGGTCGGCGCCGAGGACATCGAACTCAACGCCCGCCTCACCCTCGGCGGCCTGATGGTCGACGCCGGCGACGTCGAGACGGGCATCGCCGTGATGGAGGACGTCCGCCGCCGCTCCCTCGAACGCGGCCCCGCCGCCGTCGTGGGCCGCTCCTATGTCAACCTCCCGTCCTGCCTGGAGGGCATCGGACGCTCCCAGGACGCCGTGCGCCTGCTGAAGGAAGGCATCGACGTCACCCGACGCCGGGGCCTGCTGGAGTCCGAGGCCTGGGTGTGGGGCAACCTCGCCGAGTCCCTGCTCTCCCTGGGCCGCTGGGACGAGGCCCTGGAAGCGGTGAAAATGGCCCAGAACGTCGTCTCCAGCCAGAAACCCCGAGGCCTCAGCACCCTCATCCAAGCCTCCATCGCCCTCGCCCGCGGCGACATCGCCGAGGCCCGCGGTCACCTCGCCGCCGCCCGCGGCCACTACGGCCACCACAACCCCACGCCCCAGAACGATCTGCCCCTCTCCAGTCTCGCCCTCGGCATCGCCGCCGCCGAGGAGCGCCTCACGGACGCCCGCGCGGAACTGGCCCGCGTCCTCGACACCGGCTTCGCCGTCGGAACCCAGCGCTACGCCTGGCCCCTCCTCCTCGCCTCCGCCACCGCCGAGGCCGACGCCCGCGCACTCCCGGCCGCCGAGCCCGGCCGCGCCGAGAGCCTCGACCGGATCTTCACCGTGGCCAAGAAGCTCACCACCGGCTCACCGATCTGGCTCGCCCACGAACGCTGGGTCCGCGCCGAACTCCAACGCGCCGAGGGGACCGTGGCCCCGGACATCTGGTCCGACGTCGTCACCGCCTTCGAGCCCCTGGACCGGCCCTACGACCTGGCCCGCGTCCGCCACCGCCTCGCCGAGGCGCTGCTGGCCGACGGCACAGGCGACGAGGTCCGCGACCGGGCGACGGAACTGCTGCGGCTGGCCGCCGCCGTCGCCGACCACCTCGGCGCCCGCCCCCTCGCCGACGAGGTCGCCCTCCTCGCCCGCCGAGCCCGCCTCACCCTGAGCCGCGCCCCCGAGCCGGCGCTCACACCCGCCGATCCCGTGGCCGCGCTCGGCCTCACCGACCGCGAGGACGACGTCCTCCGCCTGGTCGCCGCCGGCCGCACCAACCGCCAGATAGCCGAGGAACTCTTCATCTCCCCCAAGACGGCGAGCGTCCACGTCTCCAACATCCTCGCCAAGCTCGGCGTCTCCAGCCGCGGCGAGGCGGCGGCGGTGGCCCACCGGGTGGGACTGGCCCCGACAGGGGCCGGAGACCGGCTCGCAGCGGGATGATGGAAGGGAGGACCACCGAGGCTCCGCCGTTCGACCGGGACCGCCCGCCCGCCGCCTCGTGGCCCTGGGGGAGGGAGCACAGTGTTCAACGCCTTCGAGGAACTGTTCGCACCTGCCCGCAAGCACACCCGTGACGAGGAGAACCGGCTGGCACTGACCCGTGAGGACGTCGGGGACAACGATCCAGGACGCGGACCGATAGACCTCGCGTCCGGGAAGGTCGTCATACGCCCGCCCGAGCCCGTGGAGAAGGAGGCCGAGTCGGCCACGACGGCCGAGGAGTAGGCGGAGGCCTACGTCACCTCCAGCTCGAGGATCTTGTCGTCGCCGTTCTCCGGGGAGCCCCGTCCGTCCGTCTCGCTGGTCACCAGCCAGAGTTTGTCGCCACCGGCGGAGACCACGGTGCGGAGGCGGCCGTAGTCGCCCTCCAGGAAGGGCTGGGGGTCGGCGGCGGTCTTCGTGCCGTCGAGGGGGACGCGCCACAGACGCTGGCCGCGCAGGCCTGCCATCCACACCGAGCCCTCCGCGATGGCGATGCCGCTCGGGGAGGCCTCCTCCGTGCTCCACACGGCCACCGGGTCGACATAGCCGGACTCGCCGCCCTCGCCCTCGACCTCCGGCCACCCGTAGTTCCCGCCGGGGCGGATGTGGTTCAGCTCGTCCCAGGTGTTCTGACCGAACTCCGAGGCGAACAGGCGCTGTTCGGAGTCCCAGGCGAGGCCCTGGACGTTGCGGTGGCCGTACGAGTAGACGACGGAGTCGTCGAAGGGGTTGCCGGGGGCCGGCTGCCCCTCCGGGGTCATACGGAGGATCTTGCCGCCGAGGGACTTCTTGTCCTGGGCCAGGGGGCCCTCGTACCGCTCGCCCGTGCTCGCGTACAGCATCCGGTCGGGGCCGAAGGCGAGCCGGCCGCCGTTGTGGTTGGTGCCCTTGGGGATGCCCCGGAGGATGGTGTCGGGGGCGCCGAGCTGTTCGCCGGCCGGCTTCTCGGGGTCGTAGAGCATCCGCACGATCCGGTTGTCGGACTCCGAGGTGAAGTACGCGTAGATCATGTGGTCGGAGGCGTAGTCCGGGGAGACGGCGATGCCCATGAGGCCGCCCTCGCCCGCCGGGGCGACGCCGGGGACCTCGCCCAGCTCGGTCCGCTTGCCGGTCTTCTCGTCGATCCTGCTGATCGTGGCCTCGTCACGGGAGGAGACGAGGAGGCCGCCCTCGGGGAGGGGCGCGAGGCCCCAGGGGGAATCGAGATCTTCGGCGACGGTGCGGACCACCTTCACCGAGCCCTTCGCGGGAGGTGTCTCGTCCGCCGCCTTGCCGGGCGGGGACGAACCGGCACTGCTGCTGCTCGGGGGTGAGCTGCCTGCCGCGTCCGTCTTCTCCCCGTCGTCGGAGGAGCAGCCGGTCGTCACCAGGAGCAGGGCTGCGGCCAACGCGGCCGTCACCACTCGACGTTGCACCATCACGATCCCTTCGGCGTGGAACTTCTACTTGTCTTACACCGCGAGTGCCCCACAAGTTCCACCTCCGCCCGAACCAGCGGATCTTTCGCCGGATGCAGGCCGCGCGGCGGGCCGACGGCCGCCTCCTGAGTCCCTGGCCCCTGGCCCCATGGCCCCTGGGCCCTGGTCCGAAAGTCCCGCGCGCCTCAGTCCCAGGATCCCCGCGCGGGCGGCAGGGCCGCCACCTCGGCCAGGTCCTGCGGCGTCAGGCGCAGCGCGTGGGCGGCCGCGTTCTCCGTCACCCACCGGGCCTGCTTCGTCCCCGGCACCGGGACCACGTGGGGGCCGAGGGACAGGATCCAGGCGAGGGCGACCTGGGCCGGCGTCACCGTCGCCCCGTGGCGGGCCGCGACCCGGCGCAGTCCGACGACGAGGGGCTGGTTGGCCGCCATCATCTCGGCGGTGAAGCGGGGGTGGCGGGCCCGGAGATCGTCCGGCTCGAAGCCCTCGCCGGGCGTCAGGGTGCCGGTGAGGAAACCATTCCCCAGAGGCATGGCCGCGAGAAAGCCGATGCCACGGGCCACGCACCACGGAAGGAGGGCGTCCAGCGCCTCCCGCGACCAGACCGACAACTCCGCCTGCACCGCGCTCACCGGGAAGATCTGCTGGACCCGCTGGAGCTGGCGGAGCGTGGTGTCGTGCACCCCCGCTCCCGGCCGACGGCCCGCCCGCGCGCCCACCGCGCACAGACCCAACGCCCGCACCTTCCCGGCCTGGACGAGTTCCGCCATCGCGCCCCACGTCTCCTCCACGGGCACCTCGGGGTCCGCGCGATGGAGCTGGTAGAGGTCGATGACATCGGTCTGGAGCCGGCGCAGCGAGGCGTCGCAGGCACGTTTCACATAGCCGGGGCGGCCGTTGGCCACGATGTGCTGCTCGCCCACCAGCAGGCCGACCTTGGTGGAGACGAAGGCCTCCGCGCGGCGCTCCTTCAGCACCCGGCCCACCAGCAGCTCGTTGGTGAAGGGGCCGTACATGTCGGCCGTGTCCAGCAGCGTGGTGCCGAGGTCGAGGGCCCGGTGCACCGTCCGCATCGACTCGTCGCCCCGTTGCCGCGACCCGGTGTACGCCCAGCTCATCGGCATGCACCCGAGTCCTACGGCCCCCACCTCGAGCGTCGCCGCGCCGATCGTCCTGCGCTCCACCTGGTCGTGACCCTCCCTCTCCCGAACCCCCAACCTAACCTCTGCCGTAGCGGGTACCTGACATAGCCTCCGGAGCATGACTGCTGACGCGACCGCAGACCCGACCCCGGACGTGACCGCCGACGTGTGGCTCTCCATCCCGCCGGACGAGATCGAGGGGCTCCCGAAGGGCCCCAACTACCTCTTCTGGGACGGGGGCGAGGACGGCACGCAGCCCTATCCGGGCGACCCCGCCGACTGCGTCCTGTACGTGGTCCCCTATATGAAGCGCCGGGCGGTGGCGGCCAACCCGCTGGCGGCCATGCGGAACCTGCGCGTCGTCCAGACGCTCACGGCCGGGGTCGACGACATCACGGCCCGGCTGTCCGTGGTCGCTCCCGGTGTCCAGCTGTGCAACGCCCGCGGAGTGCACGAGGCCAGCACGGCCGAACTCGCGCTCACCCTGACCCTCGCCTCGCTGCGCGGTGTCCCCGACTTCGTCCGGGCCCAGCAACAGGAGCGCTGGCAGGGCGACTTCCGCCCCGCGCTCGCCGACAGGACGGTGCTGATCGTCGGTTACGGCGCGATCGGCGCCGCCATCGAGGACCGGCTCGTTCCCTTCGAGGTGGCGCGGGTGGCGCGCGTCGCGCGCTCTGAGCGCACCACGGCGCGCGGACCGGTGCATTCGTTCACCGAACTGCCCTCCCTGCTGCCGCAGGCGGATGTCGTGATCCTGTCCACGCCTCTCACGGAACAGACGAAAGGCCTGGTCAACGCCGATTTCCTGGCCCACATGAAGAACGGGGCCCTCTTGGTGAATGTTGCCCGCGGAGGCGTCGTCGACACCAAGGCGCTGCTGACAGAACTGGACAACGGCCGCATCACCGCGGCGCTCGACGTCACCGATCCCGAGCCGCTGCCGCCGGGGCACCCGCTCTGGCGCGCGCCCGGGGTGCTCATCAGCCCGCACGTCGGCGGTCCCACGTCGGCCTTCCTGCCGCGTGCCAAAAGGCTGTTGGTGGACCAGTTGGGGCGTTTCGTGAACCGGGAGCCACTGCGCAACGTGGTCCTTACGACAGGCGAGACGGACGACGCGTAATCCACTTCGGGCACCCTCCGCATTCCTTCGGAAGCGGAACGTGCTCGTGTTGCCGCAGGTGGTCACTGAGCGTAGAGGAACTATGTCCCTGAGTGACGAGACTGGTGTATCGTCCCCGACAGGGGCTGCGCCGCGCACCGTTCGGCGCCGGGGACGGACTTGAGACAGCGAGGGGGGCGACGGGCGATGCACGGCCTATGGACGAACGATCCGACGCGGCGGAGCCGGCGACGGCGACCCTGGCGAGCTGCGACGCGGAGGCACCCGCACGGGAGCCACGGCGGCAGCGGCGGTCACGGTCAGTACCGCAGGCACAGCAGCCGCAGAAAGCACACCCACCCGACGCAGCGGGACCGGCGGGACACGGGAGCGGCGCTCACCGGGGAGACCCCGTGAGCACCCGCCCGTCCTCCGCCTCCACGCTGGACCCCACGCTCCGGGCCGCCAAGCCGTCGTCCGGATCGCTGTCGCCCGGCGGGCAGGCGTCCGGCCGCGGTGGCGGGAGCCTGCGGGCCCAGCTCGTCCTCGCCCTGCTCTGCGCGGCCTACGCCGTCGGCGCCGCGTTCGGCTGGGGCAATGAGCAAGTCGCCCTCGTCATGGGTGACTTCGGGCTCAGCGCCGCCGCGGCGGCCGCCGCCGTCTCCTGCTTCCGCTACGCGCGCAGCCGCCGCAGCCGCTTTCGACCCGCCTGGCTGCTCTTCGCCCTCTCCTCCGCCATGGCGGCCCTGGGCAACGGCGTCTGGGGGTGGTACGAGGTCGTCCTGGAGCGGCCCGTGCCCGAACCGAGCTACGCGGACCTGTTCTTCCTCTGCTTCGCGCCACCCGCCATCGTCGGCCTGCTGGTGCTGGCCAAGAGGCCCGTGACCAAGGCCGGCTGGGTCTGCCTGGCCCTGGACTCCTGGCTCATCGGCGGTTCCCTCGTCACCCTCTCCTGGAGCCTGGCGCTCGCCCAGAACGCCCAGCTGGAGGACTCCAACACGGCGCACACCGCGCTCTCGCTGGCCTACCCGCTGCTCGACATCGCGCTGGTCAGCATGGTGCTCGCGCTGCACTTCCGCCGCTCCTCGATGCACCGCTCCGCGGTCAACACGGCGATCGGCGCCCTCGCGCTCACCGTGATGTGCGACGCCCTGTTCACCTCGCCCCTGCTGCACACCAGCTACCAGTCCGGTCAGCTCCTGGACGCCGGCTGGTTCGCGGGCTCCCTGCTCCTCGCCTACGCTCCCTGGGCCGGCCAGCGCGGCGGACAGGCGGACGAGGGCGGGCACGGGCGCGTGGTGCACGAACACATCCCCGGCCAGCGGCACGACGTGCACGCGGGCCACCGCCACGAGGCGCACCCCGGCCACCGCCACGAAGCGCAGCCGGGCCACCGGCACGAGACGCACCCGGGCCACCGGCACGACGGTTCTCCGGGAGGGCACGTCCATGTGCTCCTCCAGGGAGGAGGCCACGGTCGGTATCCGGCCAACCGCCCCATCGCCGGATCCCTGGCCGCACTCACTCCGTACCTGGCCGCAGCCGTCTGCACCCTGGGCATCCTCTACAACGTCCTCAACGGCCGCAGCGTCGACCGCGTCGTGCTCATCACCGCCTGCACCGTCGTGCTCGCGCTGGTCGTCCGCCAGGGCATCATGCTCCTGGACAACATCACCCTCACCCAGGAACTGGCCCAGAAGGAGAACCACTTCCGCTCCCTGGTCCAGGGCTCCAGCGACGTCATCATGATCGCCGCGCCGAACGGCATCCTCCGCTACGTCAGCCCGGCCGCCGCCGGGGTCTACGGCCGCCCCGCGGAGGACCTCGTCGGCAAGGAGCTGGCCTCGATCATCCACCCCGAGGACCTCGGCTGCGTCGTCCACGAGGTGCGCCGCTTCCTCGCCGCCAGCCCCGCCGAGGAGCCCACCACCCGCATCGAGTGCCGCTTCAAGGCCGGCGGGGGAGGCTGGCTGAACGTGGAGTCCACGGTCAACCGCCACCACGGCGGCCTGATCTTCAACAGCCGGGACGTGACCGAAAGAGTGCGCCTGCAGGCCCAGCTGCAGCACAACGCCGAGCACGACCCGCTCACCGACCTGCCCAACCGCGCCCTGTTCACCAAGCGCGTCCAGCAGGCGCTCTCCGGCCGCCGCTCCTCCGACCGGGGCGCCGCCCTGCGCAACACGGCGGTCCTCTTCATCGACCTCGACGGCTTCAAGGCCGTCAACGACACCATCGGGCACCAGGCCGGGGACGAGCTGCTCGTCCAGGCCGCCCGCAGACTCCAGGACGCCGTCCGGCAGGGGGACACCGCCTCCCGCCTCGGCGGCGACGAGTTCGCCGCCCTCATCGTCGGCGACGGCTCCCGCGACCGGGCCGCCCGCGAGCAGCACATCCTGGAGCTCGCCGACCGCCTCAGGATCGCCCTCTCGCAGCCGTACACCATCGACGGCAACGACGTCCGGGTGGCCGCCTCCATCGGGGTCTCCTTCGCCGAGCCCGGCCTCGGCGCGGGGGAGCTGCTGCGCAACGCCGACCTCGCCATGTACCGCGCCAAGGCGTCCGGCAAGGGCCGCGTCGAGCTGTACAAGCCCCAGATGCAGCAGGACGTCGTACGCAAGGCCGAGCTGGCCACCCGGCTGCGGGCCGCGCTGCACGACGGCGAGTTCATGCTGCTGAACCAGCCCGTGGTGGAGTTGGAGACCGGCCGGATCTCGTCGGTCGCCACGGCCGCCCGATGGCGTTCGTCCCAGGGGGTGCTGTTCACGCCCGCGGAGTTCCTGCGGGTCTCCGAGGACAGCGACAAGACCGCCGAGCTGGGCCGCTGGATGCTGGAACAGGCCGTCGAGCAGGCCGCCGACCGTCTCACCAACGGGCTGAACGTGCCGGTGTCCGTCCGGATGAGCGCCCGGCGCCTGCTGGACCGCTCACTGCCCCCGGGCTCGCTGGAGGCGCTCCTGGCCCGCCATGGGCTGCCCTCCGGCTCCCTGGTCGTGGAGCTCTCCGACACCGAGCTCAAGGGCCCGCTCGACGAGCTGGAGCGCCGGTTGCACCACCTGCGGCGACTCGGCGTCCGGATCGCCCTGGACGGCCTCGGCAGCGGACACGCGGCCATCACCGCGCTGCGGCGTCTCCCCGTCGACGTGCTGAAGCTCGACCGCAGCCTCGTCGAGGGCATCGTGGAGTCCACCCGGCTGCACAAGATCACCCGGGGGTTGCTGCGCATCGCCGACGACCTGGGGCTCCAGTCCGTCGCCGACGGCGTGGACCTGCCCGAGCAGGTGGTCGTCCTGCGCGCGATGGGCTGCACCCACGGGCAGGGCGCGGCCTTCTCCGGACCACTGGACGAGTACCGGCTCCGCCGGGCCCTGTCCCTCGGGCACTACCCGGTGCCCGGAGGGCCCGCGGAACCCGCGTTCGCGGGTGGCGCGAGAGAGCCCGAGGGGCGTGTCGGGGGTGAGCGGGCATGGCGGAGCGCGGGGGTGTACACAAGTGGTGTACCCGCTGTTTATGGAGGCGGAAGTGCCCTTCGCTCACATAATGAGACTCCCGTCCCACCCGCTTGACACGCGGTGCGCGCGAGGGGGAGGGTCAGTGCCATGCGCACCCGAATCCTCGTACTTGGAAAGCGCGTCGGCTGAAGCTGGGACCCACCGGACCGTGTTCCGGAATCCCCAGCGACCGTTCCCGGCGCGCTCCCCTCGCTTGCCTCGTGGCAAGGAGGGGTTTTTTGTTGCACGGGCACCAGTCGGCGTGAGCCGCACACCGCACGAACCTCGCAAAACACCCTCAGCATCGAGAAGAGAATGCCGATGACCGAGCAGGCCACCGGGGCCCACCATCCGCAGCCGCGGCCCCGATCCGGAGGACCGACCACCCCCGTCGAGCACGTCACGGGTGCGCAGTCCCTCATCCGCTCGCTTGAGGAGGTCGGGGCCGACACCGTGTTCGGCATCCCCGGGGGCACCATCCTGCCGGCGTACGACCCGATGATGGACTCCAAGCGGGTGCGCCACGTGCTGGTCCGCCACGAGCAGGGCGCCGGCCACGCGGCCACCGGTTACGCGCAGGCCACCGGCAAGGTCGGGGTGTGCATGGCGACGTCCGGGCCGGGCGCCACCAACCTGGTCACCCCGATCGCGGACGCGCACATGGACTCCGTGCCGCTGGTCGCGATCACCGGGCAGGTCGCGGTCAAGGCGATCGGCACGGACGCCTTCCAGGAGGCGGACATCGTCGGCATCACCATGCCGATCACCAAGCACAGCTTCCTGGTGACCAAGGCGGAGGACATCCCCCGGGCGATCGCGCAGGCGTTCCACATCGCCTCCACCGGCCGCCCGGGACCGGTCCTGGTCGACATCCCCAAGGACGTCCTCCAGGCGAAGACCACCTTCTCCTGGCCGCCCGCCATGGACCTGCCCGGCTACCGGCCCGTCACCAAGCCGCACGCCAAGCAGATCCGTGAGGCCGCCAAGCTGATCACCGCCGCCAAGCGGCCCGTGCTGTACGTCGGCGGCGGTGTCCTCAAGGCGCGGGCCACGGCCGAGCTGAAGGTGCTGGCCGAGCTGACCGGCGCCCCCGTCACCACCACCCTGATGGCGCTCGGCGCGTTCCCCGACAGCCACCCGCAGCACCTGGGCATGCCCGGCATGCACGGTTCGGTGGCCGCCGTGACCGGCCTGCAGAAGGCCGACCTGATCGTCGCGCTCGGCGCCCGCTTCGACGACCGCGTCACCGGCAAGCTGGACAGCTTCGCGCCGTTCGCCAAGATCGTCCACGCGGACATCGACCCGGCGGAGATCGGCAAGAACCGCGCCGCCGACGTGCCGATCGTGGGGGACGCCCGCGAGGTCATCGCCGACCTGATCCAGGCGGTGCAGAAGGAGCACAGCGAGGGCGCGCAGGGCGACTACAGCGCCTGGTGGAAGGACCTCAACCGCTGGCGCGAGACCTACCCGCTCGGCTACGACCAGCCGGCCGACGGCTCGCTCTCCCCGCAGGCGGTCATCGAGCGCATCGGTCAGCTCGCCCCCGAGGGCACGATCTTCACGGCGGGCGTCGGCCAGCACCAGATGTGGGCCGCCCACTTCATCCAGTACGAGAAGCCCGCCACCTGGCTGAACTCCGGCGGCGCCGGAACGATGGGGTACGCGGTCCCGGCCGCCATGGGCGCCAAGGCCGGCGCCCCGGACCGGCCGGTCTGGGCGATCGACGGCGACGGCTGCTTCCAGATGACCAACCAGGAACTGACCACCTGCGCCCTGAACAACATCCCGATCAAGGTCGCCATCATCAACAACGGCGCCCTCGGCATGGTCCGCCAGTGGCAGACGCTGTTCTACAACCAGCGCTACTCCAACACCGTCCTGCACAGCGGCCCGGACGACGTGAACCCCAACGCCCGCGGCACCCGCGTCCCCGACTTCGTCAAGCTGTCGGAGGCCATGGGCTGTTACGCCATCCGCTGCGAGTCCCCGGACGACCTCGACAAGGTCATCGAGGAGGCGAACTCGATCAACGACCGCCCGGTCGTCATCGACTTCGTCGTCCACGAGGACGCGATGGTGTGGCCGATGGTCGCCGCCGGCACCTCCAACGACACGATCATGGCCGCCCGGGACGTCCGCCCCGACTTCGGCGACAACGAAGACGACTGAGAGCCGTAGGTAAAGGAACCCGACCATGTCCAAGCACACGCTCTCCGTCCTGGTGGAGAACACCCCCGGCATCCTCGCCCGGATCGCCGCCCTGTTCTCCCGCCGCGGCTTCAACATCGACTCGCTCGCGGTCGGTGTCACCGAGCACCCCGAGATCTCCCGCATCACCATCGTCGTGACGGTG
This genomic stretch from Streptomyces deccanensis harbors:
- a CDS encoding helix-turn-helix transcriptional regulator; amino-acid sequence: MLGDVETRSVSPVFVGRVDELNVLREALARADGGATGAAGNGGDGGGGPQALLLGGEAGVGKTRLVEEFTGEAARGGAVVAVGGCVEIGADGLPYAPFSTALRALRRRLPDELAAAAAGQEQELARLLPELGEAPRARHDEEGTARLFELTARLLERLAADRTVVLVLEDLHWADASTRHLLSYLLRTLRTGRLVVLATYRSDDIHRRHPLRPLLAELDRLRTVRRVELPRFNRAEVGHQLAGILATEPEPERVDEIFDRSDGNAFFVEELAAAAHDGGCPGLTDSLRDLLLVRVERLPEDAQRIARIVAEGGSTVEYALLAAVAGLPEDDLIEALRAAVGANLLLAAPGGDGYRFRHSLVREAVSDDLLPGERSRLNRRYAEALEADPALVPTDGRATRLASYWYHAHDAAKALPAVLDASAEARSRHAHAEQLRLLERAMELWDAAPEAVRAALRPVDYTEVFPPCGCDPATTPLRYLDLMAEAAVAGRLCGERERAMRITRRALDLLADGGDPLRTAWFWVQRSMLTEGLARGDGWKELATAQDLVRGLPPSEVHAEVLSRVAGWSMLHAPGPDALSDAQRAVDYARMVGAEDIELNARLTLGGLMVDAGDVETGIAVMEDVRRRSLERGPAAVVGRSYVNLPSCLEGIGRSQDAVRLLKEGIDVTRRRGLLESEAWVWGNLAESLLSLGRWDEALEAVKMAQNVVSSQKPRGLSTLIQASIALARGDIAEARGHLAAARGHYGHHNPTPQNDLPLSSLALGIAAAEERLTDARAELARVLDTGFAVGTQRYAWPLLLASATAEADARALPAAEPGRAESLDRIFTVAKKLTTGSPIWLAHERWVRAELQRAEGTVAPDIWSDVVTAFEPLDRPYDLARVRHRLAEALLADGTGDEVRDRATELLRLAAAVADHLGARPLADEVALLARRARLTLSRAPEPALTPADPVAALGLTDREDDVLRLVAAGRTNRQIAEELFISPKTASVHVSNILAKLGVSSRGEAAAVAHRVGLAPTGAGDRLAAG
- a CDS encoding DUF6191 domain-containing protein; the encoded protein is MFNAFEELFAPARKHTRDEENRLALTREDVGDNDPGRGPIDLASGKVVIRPPEPVEKEAESATTAEE
- a CDS encoding PQQ-dependent sugar dehydrogenase; translation: MVQRRVVTAALAAALLLVTTGCSSDDGEKTDAAGSSPPSSSSAGSSPPGKAADETPPAKGSVKVVRTVAEDLDSPWGLAPLPEGGLLVSSRDEATISRIDEKTGKRTELGEVPGVAPAGEGGLMGIAVSPDYASDHMIYAYFTSESDNRIVRMLYDPEKPAGEQLGAPDTILRGIPKGTNHNGGRLAFGPDRMLYASTGERYEGPLAQDKKSLGGKILRMTPEGQPAPGNPFDDSVVYSYGHRNVQGLAWDSEQRLFASEFGQNTWDELNHIRPGGNYGWPEVEGEGGESGYVDPVAVWSTEEASPSGIAIAEGSVWMAGLRGQRLWRVPLDGTKTAADPQPFLEGDYGRLRTVVSAGGDKLWLVTSETDGRGSPENGDDKILELEVT
- a CDS encoding aldo/keto reductase, which codes for MERRTIGAATLEVGAVGLGCMPMSWAYTGSRQRGDESMRTVHRALDLGTTLLDTADMYGPFTNELLVGRVLKERRAEAFVSTKVGLLVGEQHIVANGRPGYVKRACDASLRRLQTDVIDLYQLHRADPEVPVEETWGAMAELVQAGKVRALGLCAVGARAGRRPGAGVHDTTLRQLQRVQQIFPVSAVQAELSVWSREALDALLPWCVARGIGFLAAMPLGNGFLTGTLTPGEGFEPDDLRARHPRFTAEMMAANQPLVVGLRRVAARHGATVTPAQVALAWILSLGPHVVPVPGTKQARWVTENAAAHALRLTPQDLAEVAALPPARGSWD
- a CDS encoding 2-hydroxyacid dehydrogenase; this translates as MTADATADPTPDVTADVWLSIPPDEIEGLPKGPNYLFWDGGEDGTQPYPGDPADCVLYVVPYMKRRAVAANPLAAMRNLRVVQTLTAGVDDITARLSVVAPGVQLCNARGVHEASTAELALTLTLASLRGVPDFVRAQQQERWQGDFRPALADRTVLIVGYGAIGAAIEDRLVPFEVARVARVARSERTTARGPVHSFTELPSLLPQADVVILSTPLTEQTKGLVNADFLAHMKNGALLVNVARGGVVDTKALLTELDNGRITAALDVTDPEPLPPGHPLWRAPGVLISPHVGGPTSAFLPRAKRLLVDQLGRFVNREPLRNVVLTTGETDDA
- a CDS encoding EAL domain-containing protein gives rise to the protein MSTRPSSASTLDPTLRAAKPSSGSLSPGGQASGRGGGSLRAQLVLALLCAAYAVGAAFGWGNEQVALVMGDFGLSAAAAAAAVSCFRYARSRRSRFRPAWLLFALSSAMAALGNGVWGWYEVVLERPVPEPSYADLFFLCFAPPAIVGLLVLAKRPVTKAGWVCLALDSWLIGGSLVTLSWSLALAQNAQLEDSNTAHTALSLAYPLLDIALVSMVLALHFRRSSMHRSAVNTAIGALALTVMCDALFTSPLLHTSYQSGQLLDAGWFAGSLLLAYAPWAGQRGGQADEGGHGRVVHEHIPGQRHDVHAGHRHEAHPGHRHEAQPGHRHETHPGHRHDGSPGGHVHVLLQGGGHGRYPANRPIAGSLAALTPYLAAAVCTLGILYNVLNGRSVDRVVLITACTVVLALVVRQGIMLLDNITLTQELAQKENHFRSLVQGSSDVIMIAAPNGILRYVSPAAAGVYGRPAEDLVGKELASIIHPEDLGCVVHEVRRFLAASPAEEPTTRIECRFKAGGGGWLNVESTVNRHHGGLIFNSRDVTERVRLQAQLQHNAEHDPLTDLPNRALFTKRVQQALSGRRSSDRGAALRNTAVLFIDLDGFKAVNDTIGHQAGDELLVQAARRLQDAVRQGDTASRLGGDEFAALIVGDGSRDRAAREQHILELADRLRIALSQPYTIDGNDVRVAASIGVSFAEPGLGAGELLRNADLAMYRAKASGKGRVELYKPQMQQDVVRKAELATRLRAALHDGEFMLLNQPVVELETGRISSVATAARWRSSQGVLFTPAEFLRVSEDSDKTAELGRWMLEQAVEQAADRLTNGLNVPVSVRMSARRLLDRSLPPGSLEALLARHGLPSGSLVVELSDTELKGPLDELERRLHHLRRLGVRIALDGLGSGHAAITALRRLPVDVLKLDRSLVEGIVESTRLHKITRGLLRIADDLGLQSVADGVDLPEQVVVLRAMGCTHGQGAAFSGPLDEYRLRRALSLGHYPVPGGPAEPAFAGGAREPEGRVGGERAWRSAGVYTSGVPAVYGGGSALRSHNETPVPPA
- a CDS encoding acetolactate synthase large subunit yields the protein MTEQATGAHHPQPRPRSGGPTTPVEHVTGAQSLIRSLEEVGADTVFGIPGGTILPAYDPMMDSKRVRHVLVRHEQGAGHAATGYAQATGKVGVCMATSGPGATNLVTPIADAHMDSVPLVAITGQVAVKAIGTDAFQEADIVGITMPITKHSFLVTKAEDIPRAIAQAFHIASTGRPGPVLVDIPKDVLQAKTTFSWPPAMDLPGYRPVTKPHAKQIREAAKLITAAKRPVLYVGGGVLKARATAELKVLAELTGAPVTTTLMALGAFPDSHPQHLGMPGMHGSVAAVTGLQKADLIVALGARFDDRVTGKLDSFAPFAKIVHADIDPAEIGKNRAADVPIVGDAREVIADLIQAVQKEHSEGAQGDYSAWWKDLNRWRETYPLGYDQPADGSLSPQAVIERIGQLAPEGTIFTAGVGQHQMWAAHFIQYEKPATWLNSGGAGTMGYAVPAAMGAKAGAPDRPVWAIDGDGCFQMTNQELTTCALNNIPIKVAIINNGALGMVRQWQTLFYNQRYSNTVLHSGPDDVNPNARGTRVPDFVKLSEAMGCYAIRCESPDDLDKVIEEANSINDRPVVIDFVVHEDAMVWPMVAAGTSNDTIMAARDVRPDFGDNEDD